One genomic region from Magallana gigas chromosome 3, xbMagGiga1.1, whole genome shotgun sequence encodes:
- the LOC105329073 gene encoding cleavage and polyadenylation specificity factor subunit 5 translates to MTTHGRTSGWPKGTNPVSYAAKYGITNPSPTLDRPINLYPLTNYTFGTKEPLYEKDSSVPARFQRMRDEFEKIGMRRSVEGVLIVHEHGLPHVLLLQLGTTFFKLPGGELNSGEDQVEGLKRLLTETLGRQDGGTMEWVVEDTIGNWWRPNFEPPQYPYIPAHITKPKEHKRLFLVQLPEKALFAVPRNYKLVAAPLFELYDNSAGYGPIISSLPQALSRFNFIYN, encoded by the exons ATGACCACACACGGCAGAACTAGTGGCTGGCCAAAAGGAACAAATCCAGTGTCTTATGCAGCTAAATATGGCATAACGAACCCTTCGCCTACGTTAGATCGCCCGATCAATCT GTACCCATTAACAAATTACACATTTGGAACCAAAGAGCCATTGTATGAGAAGGATAGCTCAGTCCCAGCACGGTTTCAGCGTATGCGAGATGAGTTTGAGAAGATTGGAATGAGGCGATCTGTTGAGGGAGTGTTAATTGTACACGAGCACGGACTTCCCCACGTTCTCCTTCTACAACTAGGGAccacatttttcaaatt ACCTGGGGGAGAGTTGAATTCAGGCGAGGATCAAGTAGAAGGCTTGAAAAGATTATTAACAGAG acCCTGGGAAGACAAGATGGTGGGACTATGGAGTGGGTAGTGGAGGATACTATAGGGAACTGGTGGAGaccaaactttgaacccccacag TACCCTTACATCCCAGCACACATCACAAAACCCAAGGAACACAAAAGACTTTTCCTTGTACAGCTACCAGAAAAGG CATTGTTTGCTGTTCCTAGAAATTATAAACTTGTGGCCGCCCCCTTGTTTGAACTATATGACAACAGTGCAGGATATGGGCCAATCATCTCAAGTTTACCTCAAGCTCTAAGTCG